In Nostoc edaphicum CCNP1411, the sequence ACTTTTCCTGGGGATTATGGCCTGTTGTGCCACTCTACCCTTATGGTAGACGGCAAACAATTCGTAAAGAGGTGCTTAAGGATACAATCTGGAATTTTGACCAGATTCAGGGCATTTTCTACGTAGTTGTGCCGATTCGTATGACTGTGGTTAAGCTGGAAACTGGGGGTCTTTTGGTCTACGCGCCTGTTGCACCAACCCCAGAGTGCATCCGGCTTGTGAATGAATTGGTGGCAGAACATGGCAATGTTAAGTACATCATCCTACCAACTATCTCTGGTATAGAACACAAAGTTTTCGTCGGCCCCTTCGCCAGATACTTTCCGACTGCACAGGTGTTTGTGGCTCCCCATCAGTGGAGTTTCCCGCTAAATCTCCCCCTTAGTTGGCTTGGCTTACCCTCAAAACGAACTCAAGTACTCCCAGAAGATAGTAGCAAAACCCCCTTTGCTGATGAGTTTGATTACGCAATTCTGGGCCCCATCGACCTTGGCCCTGGTAGGTTTGCGGAAGTTGCTTTTTTCCACAAGCGATCGCATACTCTTTTAGTCACTGATTCTGTACTTTCGATCCCAGAAGATCCACCTGCGATCGTTCTATTAGATCCATATCCTTTGTTATTCCATGCCAAGGATCATGCTTCTGATATTGTTGCAGACATTCAGGAAAATCGCCGTAAGGGTTGGCAGCGCATCTGTTTGTTTGCTTTGTATTTTCAACCAAGGGCACTAGATATACCCCAATGGAGTCAGGTGTTGCAAGATGCCTTGAAAGCACCACAACGCTCAAAGAAAGCTTATTTTGGATTGTATCCCTTTAAATGGCAGTCAGATTGGCAGCGATCGTTTTATGCTCTGCAAGGGAATGGGCGTTTGTTTGTCGCACCAATTTTACAAACGCTAATTCTCAACCGCGCACCAAAAGAAACCATCGACTGGGCTGAAAAAGTTGCTCGTTGGGATTTCCAGTGGATAATTCCCTGCCACTTTGATTCACCGATTAAAGCCGAACCGCATCAGTTTCGTCAAGCTTTCTCTTTTTTGGAAAAGCAGCCTGCTGTCAGTGGGGGTTTATTCAGCAGTAGCAGCTATCCTTTACCAGAGGAGGATTTTAAAGCACTTAAGGAAATCGATGCAGGTTTAAATAAGTTTGGCATTGTGCCAGCACCAAAGGAGAAAGTGTAGGATAGACGGCTAATTAAATTTTGTCTAGCCTTGTAATTACATTTGAAGTATAAGTGAAAGTACAAGGACATCCAGCAGAGGCTAAGAGTCTAAGATGTCCTTGATAACGCTTTTTATATCTGTGTCGCCAGGACGTTTTGCAAACTGCTCGTGACTATAAATCCATACAAGTTTAATTACACAGTCAATTGTATTAACTAAATACATCAATCTGATTTGTCCAGAAGCTCCTTTGGAAACCTTTAACTCTAGCTTGTGAAATGACCATCCTTGAGGCAATTTAATCTTTGCAGGTAAGGGTTCGTTACGAGAATTGATAGGATACTGGTCTTCAATCAAATCTTCCAAAGCTTCTGCGACAAGTGCAACAAAATCTGCTCTATGAGCTTTTGCAAGTTTTTTGAAAGAACGTATGAAATTCTCGCATTTTTCAATCGAGAAGGGAGTTGAGCCAGTCACGCACTTCTCCTTTGCGAATACGAGTTGATGATTCCGAAGTAAAAGCGTCCTGCAAAGTTTCGGACATTACATGTTTATACACAGGGTTGTCACGCTCTATCAGGTCTAGCTTCTGATAGCCTAACGCTTTCAAATCCTCAAGAAGAATCGGCTCAGTTGATCTAGCTTCAGGTGGCAGCCCTTTGCGAGCTTTCTTCCAAGGAAACTCAAAATGGGTCATATCACTAAGTAGATAGGCATGGTAGCTACCGAAATATTCCCAAATTTCTTCTAGAAGTTGTTTCTTATCATTAGGAATCTGTAACAAGAACTCTTGAGTAGGGATAGGTAATTGTTTAGCTTCAAATTCACTGTAAAACCTGTAAGCCGGAGGACACACAGGGCCATATCGCCATGCTTGGATTTCTTCTTCAAACAATGGCTCATCGTACAGGGCTAAATGTAAGCTTTGTGAGTAATACAGAAGCTTTTGAACCTTCATATTGGTCATTTCTGCTTCTATACTGTCCTCATAAGCTCTCGCGATAAAATAGCGAGCTGCATTGAGACAATCGATCATACTCAGACCCGCAAATTAAAACAGACTTTCGACTTTAACAAGTTTCAAGAGTAACTCACACATACTATTATAATTGGAGCGTGTAAATATATAGTACATTTTTACTAAATATTATGATAAATCATTTTTGTAAATATCCTATAAACAAGACTGTAACTTAGATTAAACTCAGTGCGATCGCCTATCGCTATAAGTTGAGTTGAAGCAGCCAACCCAACATTTGACAATTTTCTTACTGTTTGATTCCCTTAAACCGTTCTTTTGCCGCCTGAAACGCTTCTTGCATCACCAACTGAATTTTTTCGGGATCGGGTTTCTTACCTCCCATTAAATCACCAAAATAAACGCAAGCTGCTTCCCCTAGCGCCCAGGTATAGGCGGCTGCCCAAGAGGCTGCGATCGCACTACCAAAACCTGGTATAAATTTAATTAACTCCCGTGCAATTGCCTGTGCTAAAAAACCACCTGCGATCGCACTCACAACTCCCCCCGCCTGAGATGGCGTAACTGTCTGCCCATATAATTTACCCAACAGTCCCACCATTGATACTTGTAAAGCAGTGAGTACGGGCATTGTGGCAAATGGCAAAGGTACAGCGGCGAGAGTGGCTGACATAATCGCAAATGGCAAAATATAACGGCGTGCAGCATCTCGGTAAAGGTTGCCAATTTGCTTCCCAACTTCTTCTTGATCTAATAGCTGATAAATTGCCTGGGCTTCTGCTTGTGGGAGTAGTTCTGCTAAGGAATCTCGCAGCGCTTCTAAGCCATAAAATACCGGAGTGTAGCCATCTTCTTCTAAAGTAAAGTCAATTAGTACAGAGTGGTCAGTTATTCCTGCGAAGGCTTGTTGCATTGCGGCAAACGCGCGGTTGACTTCCTGATAATCTGGTGGATGGGCGGGATGATCGACAGTATCGGCAGGATAAACTTCATGCAAACAGGTAACTACCAGTAGACAGGGAATGTCTGGATACTTCTGGCGTAGTTGTTGAGCAATTTTTCGTAGCGTGTCAGTTGCAAAATCATTGATTTTAACGGTCAAAAGGAGAATTCTGGCGGAACGAGTTTGCTGTTGTAAATCGCTAGCTAATTCCTGAATAATTCCCTGGGTATCTTGTTTAACATCACCCAAACCCA encodes:
- a CDS encoding YcjF family protein, yielding MTEQRDADSPLTDSQQLSEPTDGTTTTSVDNSWTNRIAGVWNKTTTRLTQLLPVEQLAQTVVEWFSVSEAQVTEILEKIRAELPTTEALLIGKPQAGKSSIVRGLTGVSAEIIGQGFRPHTQNTQRYAYPSNDLPLLIFTDTVGLGDVKQDTQGIIQELASDLQQQTRSARILLLTVKINDFATDTLRKIAQQLRQKYPDIPCLLVVTCLHEVYPADTVDHPAHPPDYQEVNRAFAAMQQAFAGITDHSVLIDFTLEEDGYTPVFYGLEALRDSLAELLPQAEAQAIYQLLDQEEVGKQIGNLYRDAARRYILPFAIMSATLAAVPLPFATMPVLTALQVSMVGLLGKLYGQTVTPSQAGGVVSAIAGGFLAQAIARELIKFIPGFGSAIAASWAAAYTWALGEAACVYFGDLMGGKKPDPEKIQLVMQEAFQAAKERFKGIKQ
- a CDS encoding DUF4336 domain-containing protein, which codes for MADDEYIVNTQQIYPKDFSWGLWPVVPLYPYGRRQTIRKEVLKDTIWNFDQIQGIFYVVVPIRMTVVKLETGGLLVYAPVAPTPECIRLVNELVAEHGNVKYIILPTISGIEHKVFVGPFARYFPTAQVFVAPHQWSFPLNLPLSWLGLPSKRTQVLPEDSSKTPFADEFDYAILGPIDLGPGRFAEVAFFHKRSHTLLVTDSVLSIPEDPPAIVLLDPYPLLFHAKDHASDIVADIQENRRKGWQRICLFALYFQPRALDIPQWSQVLQDALKAPQRSKKAYFGLYPFKWQSDWQRSFYALQGNGRLFVAPILQTLILNRAPKETIDWAEKVARWDFQWIIPCHFDSPIKAEPHQFRQAFSFLEKQPAVSGGLFSSSSYPLPEEDFKALKEIDAGLNKFGIVPAPKEKV
- a CDS encoding Panacea domain-containing protein, with protein sequence MIDCLNAARYFIARAYEDSIEAEMTNMKVQKLLYYSQSLHLALYDEPLFEEEIQAWRYGPVCPPAYRFYSEFEAKQLPIPTQEFLLQIPNDKKQLLEEIWEYFGSYHAYLLSDMTHFEFPWKKARKGLPPEARSTEPILLEDLKALGYQKLDLIERDNPVYKHVMSETLQDAFTSESSTRIRKGEVRDWLNSLLD